DNA sequence from the Bremerella cremea genome:
GCAATCAACGTCAACGACTCGGTCACCAAGAGCAAGTTCGACAACTTGTACGGCTGCCGCGAATCGCTGGCCGACGGTATCAAGCGTGCCACCGACGTCATGGTTGCTGGCAAGATCGTCGTCGTGGCCGGTTACGGCGATGTCGGCAAAGGCTGTGCTCAGTCGATGCGTGGTTTCGGTGCTCGCGTGATTATCACCGAAATCGACCCGATCATCGCCCTGCAAGCCGCGATGGAAGGTTACGAAGTCACCACGATGGAAGATGCCTGCGATCGTGCTGACATCTTTGTCACGACGACCGGTAACCGCGACATCATCACCGGCGAACACATGAAGCGGATGAAGAACGACGCGATTGTGTGCAACATCGGTCACTTCGATCTCGAAATCGACATGGCTTGGCTCAACGGGCAAAAGGACGTCACCCGCGAGAGCATCAAGCCTAGCTCGCAGGAAGGCGGCCCGGTCGATCGTTTCACGTTCGCCGATGGTCACAGCATTTTGATCCTGGCGGAAGGTCGCTTGGTAAACTTGGGTTGTGCCACCGGTCACCCATCGTTCGTGATGTCGGCTTCGTTCACCAACCAGGTTCTAGCTCAGCTCGAACTCTGGAAGAACGCGGAAGCCTACCCGCTTGGTGTTCACGTTCTGCCGAAGAGCCTGGACGAAGAAGTGGCTCGCCTTCACCTGGACAAGCTGGGCGTGAAGTTGACCAAGATGACCCAGAAGCAATCCGACTACTTTGGATTCCCGGTCGACGGCCCGTTCAAGCCAGATCACTACCGCTACTAATCTTGGTCTGACAAATCGATAAAATAAAAGGACTCGCTACCATGCGAGTCCTTTTTTATTGCCTGAAAAGAACTAGAAAGCCCCCATGC
Encoded proteins:
- the ahcY gene encoding adenosylhomocysteinase, with translation MSQVEKLPYKVKDISLAKRGRQEINLAEVEMPGLMALREKYRDEKPLAGARIAGCLHMTIQTAVLIETLVELGAEVTWSSCNIFSTQDHAAAAMAEAGIPVYAWKGMTEEEFNWCIEQTIFFPSGEPLNLILDDGGDLTEMVHSKFPELLEGIKGLSEETTTGVHRLYQMHQKGELKTPAINVNDSVTKSKFDNLYGCRESLADGIKRATDVMVAGKIVVVAGYGDVGKGCAQSMRGFGARVIITEIDPIIALQAAMEGYEVTTMEDACDRADIFVTTTGNRDIITGEHMKRMKNDAIVCNIGHFDLEIDMAWLNGQKDVTRESIKPSSQEGGPVDRFTFADGHSILILAEGRLVNLGCATGHPSFVMSASFTNQVLAQLELWKNAEAYPLGVHVLPKSLDEEVARLHLDKLGVKLTKMTQKQSDYFGFPVDGPFKPDHYRY